A DNA window from Micromonospora sp. NBC_01739 contains the following coding sequences:
- a CDS encoding YraN family protein: protein MSKRNQAVGGYGERCAVRHLIEAGLRPVARNWRCPSGEIDIVAWDGPVLVICEVKTRRNHDFGTPAEAVVSRKARRLRRLAVAWLAATGTTAEEIRFDVVSVLLPRTGRAQVEHLKGAF, encoded by the coding sequence ATGAGCAAGCGGAACCAGGCGGTCGGCGGGTACGGGGAGCGTTGCGCCGTCCGGCACCTGATCGAGGCAGGGCTGCGCCCGGTGGCCCGGAACTGGCGCTGCCCCTCCGGAGAGATCGACATCGTGGCCTGGGACGGGCCGGTGCTCGTCATCTGCGAGGTGAAGACCCGCCGCAACCACGACTTCGGCACCCCGGCCGAGGCGGTGGTCAGCCGCAAGGCCCGCCGGCTGCGTCGGCTCGCCGTGGCGTGGCTGGCGGCCACCGGCACTACCGCCGAGGAGATCCGCTTCGACGTCGTCTCGGTCCTGCTGCCGCGCACCGGCCGGGCCCAGGTCGAACATCTCAAGGGAGCCTTCTGA